Below is a genomic region from Staphylococcus carnosus.
GTATTGGAGCACATCCTGGGTTCCATGATTTACAAGGATTTGGCCGTCGTAATATTGATATGGCTCCTGATGAAATTTATACATTAGTGGCATATCAATTAGGTGCATTATCTGCATTCAGCCGAATTCATGATGTGAAAATTAATCATGTGAAACCACACGGTGCTTTATATAACATGGGTGCGCGTGACAAAGATATTGCACACGCAATCGCACAAGCGGTATATGACGTGGACCCATCACTTATCTTAGTCGGATTATCTAATACATTGCTCATTTCAGAAGCTGAAGCTGTCGGCTTAAAAACAGCATCTGAAGTATTTGCAGATAGACGTTATGAATCAAACGGCCAATTAGTCAGTCGTAAAGAAAGTGACGCTGTCATCTCAGATACAGAAGCAGCAATTAATCAAGTGGTTAAGATGGTTAAAGACAACAAAGTTACAGCAAAAGATGGAACTGAAATAGATATTCAAGCAGATACAATTTGTGTGCATGGCGATGGTGCGCATGCGCTTGAATTTGTATCGAAAATCAGAGAAAGATTAACGAAAGAAGGTATTTCGATTACGAAACTAGGGGGTTAATATATGGGAGAAAAGAACCAAACAAAGACGGATTTCGAGTTCACAAAGGAGCATAAACGCCTGTTACTCGGATCAGTTTTCTTGATGGCAACATCAGCAATCGGACCAGCATTCTTAACACAAACTGCTGTATTTACAGCACAATTTGCAGCAAGTTTCGCGTTTGCGATTTTGCTATCAATTATTATTGATATCGGTGCACAAATCAACATTTGGCGTGTATTAGTAGTAACAG
It encodes:
- the pxpA gene encoding 5-oxoprolinase subunit PxpA — its product is MQVDLNCDLGEAFGNYSFGGDHQIIPLITSANIACGFHAGDENVMNETVKLAKEHGVGIGAHPGFHDLQGFGRRNIDMAPDEIYTLVAYQLGALSAFSRIHDVKINHVKPHGALYNMGARDKDIAHAIAQAVYDVDPSLILVGLSNTLLISEAEAVGLKTASEVFADRRYESNGQLVSRKESDAVISDTEAAINQVVKMVKDNKVTAKDGTEIDIQADTICVHGDGAHALEFVSKIRERLTKEGISITKLGG